From Micromonospora nigra, one genomic window encodes:
- a CDS encoding glycoside hydrolase family 65 protein, protein MIRERAYPVDPWHVRETRLDMDVLAQSESVFALSNGHVGLRGNLDEGEPHGLPGTYLNSFYELRPLPYAEAGFGFPESGQTIVNVTNGKLIRLLVDDEPLDVRYGELLAHERILDLRAGTLHRELHWRSPAGREVKVRSTRLVSFRQRSVAAINYEVEVADGDPLRVIVQSELVANETLPPQSRDPRVAAVLESPLQAEEELTTDDGGLLIHRTKVSGLRLAAAMEHEVQGPSHTIESEGYEDWVRTTVACVLQPGQTLRVVKYLTYGWSSRRSLPALRDQVGAALAAAKLDGWEGLRREQREYLDEFWDAADVVVEGDPEVQQAVRFGLFHVLQAGTRAERRPISAKGLTGPGYDGHAFWDTEMFVLPVLTYTHPTAVRDALHWRYSTLAQAQERAETLNLAGAAFPWRTIEGPESSGYWPAGTAAFHIAADIADALRRYVLVTGDTQLMRDIGLELLVETARLWRAIGHHDRHGRFHIDGVTGPDEYTAVKNDNIYTNLMAQRNLLAAADAVRHYRDEAYHLRVTDEEAAEWRDAAAAMHVPYDDEVDVHQQVEGFTRLQEWDFANTPAEKYPLLLHFPYFELYRKQVVKQADLVLAMHWRGDAFTLEEKRRNFLYYERRTVRDSSLSACTQAVLAAEVGYLELAHSYLREAALMDLHDLNENTRDGVHMASLAGAWIALVAGFGGLRDHDGLMTFAPRLPTRFGRLEFSLQWCGLRLRVDVHPQHTTYALRHGSAGDAVELRHHGTLVKVAWDAPVTLPNPPVEPDIPPVEQPPGRAPLLRPPDLRT, encoded by the coding sequence GTGATCCGGGAACGCGCCTATCCCGTCGACCCGTGGCACGTCCGGGAGACCCGCCTCGACATGGACGTGCTCGCCCAGTCCGAGTCGGTGTTCGCGCTGTCCAACGGGCACGTCGGGCTGCGCGGCAACCTCGACGAGGGCGAGCCGCACGGCCTGCCCGGCACCTACCTGAACTCGTTCTACGAGCTGCGTCCCCTGCCGTACGCGGAAGCCGGCTTCGGTTTCCCCGAGTCCGGGCAGACCATCGTCAACGTCACCAACGGCAAGCTGATCCGGCTGCTCGTCGACGACGAACCCCTCGACGTGCGCTACGGCGAACTGCTCGCCCACGAGCGGATCCTCGACCTGCGCGCCGGCACCCTGCACCGGGAGCTGCACTGGCGTTCTCCGGCCGGCCGTGAGGTGAAGGTGCGCAGCACCCGGCTGGTCTCCTTCCGCCAGCGGTCCGTCGCCGCGATCAACTACGAGGTCGAGGTGGCCGACGGCGACCCGCTGCGCGTCATCGTGCAGTCCGAACTGGTGGCGAACGAGACGCTGCCCCCGCAGAGCCGGGACCCGCGCGTCGCCGCCGTGCTGGAGTCGCCGTTGCAGGCCGAGGAGGAGTTGACCACCGACGACGGAGGGCTGCTCATCCACCGCACCAAGGTCTCCGGCCTGCGGTTGGCCGCCGCGATGGAACACGAGGTGCAGGGTCCGTCGCACACGATCGAGTCCGAGGGGTACGAGGACTGGGTACGCACCACCGTGGCCTGCGTACTGCAGCCCGGTCAGACCCTGCGGGTCGTCAAGTACCTCACGTACGGCTGGTCCAGCCGCCGCTCCCTGCCGGCGCTGCGCGACCAGGTCGGCGCGGCCCTCGCCGCGGCGAAACTGGACGGCTGGGAGGGGCTGCGCCGCGAGCAGCGGGAGTACCTGGACGAGTTCTGGGACGCCGCCGACGTGGTGGTCGAGGGCGACCCCGAGGTGCAGCAGGCCGTCCGGTTCGGGCTGTTCCACGTCCTGCAGGCCGGCACCCGCGCGGAACGGCGGCCCATCTCCGCCAAGGGGCTCACCGGCCCCGGGTACGACGGGCACGCCTTTTGGGACACCGAGATGTTCGTGCTGCCGGTACTCACCTACACCCACCCCACTGCGGTGCGCGACGCCCTGCACTGGCGGTACTCCACGCTCGCGCAGGCCCAGGAGCGGGCGGAGACGCTCAACCTGGCGGGCGCGGCCTTCCCGTGGCGCACCATCGAGGGGCCCGAGTCGTCGGGTTACTGGCCGGCCGGCACCGCCGCGTTCCACATCGCCGCCGACATCGCCGACGCCCTGCGCCGGTACGTCCTGGTCACCGGCGACACGCAGCTGATGCGGGACATCGGGCTGGAGCTGCTGGTGGAGACCGCCCGGCTGTGGCGGGCCATCGGGCACCACGACCGGCACGGCCGGTTCCACATCGACGGGGTGACCGGCCCCGACGAGTACACCGCCGTCAAGAACGACAACATCTACACCAACCTGATGGCCCAGCGGAACCTGCTCGCCGCCGCCGACGCCGTCCGCCACTACCGGGACGAGGCGTACCACCTGAGGGTCACCGACGAGGAGGCCGCCGAGTGGCGCGACGCCGCGGCGGCCATGCACGTCCCGTACGACGACGAGGTCGACGTGCACCAGCAGGTGGAGGGGTTCACCCGGCTCCAGGAGTGGGACTTCGCGAACACCCCTGCGGAGAAGTATCCCCTGTTGCTGCACTTCCCGTACTTCGAGCTGTACCGCAAGCAGGTGGTCAAGCAGGCCGATCTGGTGCTGGCCATGCACTGGCGGGGCGACGCCTTCACGCTCGAGGAGAAGCGCCGCAACTTCCTCTACTACGAGCGGCGCACCGTGCGGGACTCGTCGCTGTCCGCCTGCACCCAGGCGGTGCTGGCCGCTGAGGTGGGCTACCTGGAACTGGCGCACAGCTACCTGCGCGAGGCCGCGTTGATGGATCTTCACGACCTCAACGAGAACACCCGCGACGGCGTACACATGGCCTCGCTCGCCGGGGCGTGGATCGCCCTGGTCGCCGGCTTCGGTGGGCTCCGCGACCACGACGGGCTGATGACGTTCGCACCCCGGCTACCGACCCGGTTCGGTCGGCTGGAGTTCTCGTTGCAGTGGTGCGGGCTGCGGCTGCGGGTCGACGTCCACCCGCAGCACACGACGTACGCGTTGCGGCACGGCAGCGCCGGGGACGCGGTGGAGCTGCGGCACCACGGCACCCTGGTCAAGGTGGCCTGGGACGCGCCGGTGACCCTGCCGAACCCGCCCGTCGAGCCCGACATCCCCCCGGTGGAGCAGCCACCCGGCCGCGCGCCGTTGCTCCGTCCCCCCGACCTGCGCACCTGA
- a CDS encoding dienelactone hydrolase family protein translates to MDVRSSAVSIPAGQVELPADLLVPARPTGVVLFAHGSGSSRHSPRNVAVAHVLNGSGLGTVLVDLLTPAEDEVDAVTVELRFDIGLLAGRLAGIVDWLDAARPAGPVPVGLFGASTGAAAALVAAASRPAQVGAVVSRGGRPDLAGAALGQVRAPTLLLVGGLDDQVITLNEQARAELPGAVELRIVPDATHLFEEPGALDQVAEQAADWFTTHLHPHPAPA, encoded by the coding sequence ATGGACGTGCGCAGCAGTGCGGTGTCGATCCCGGCGGGCCAGGTCGAACTGCCCGCCGATCTGCTCGTCCCGGCGCGTCCCACCGGCGTGGTGCTCTTCGCGCACGGCAGTGGCAGTTCCCGGCACAGCCCCCGCAACGTGGCGGTGGCGCACGTGCTCAACGGAAGCGGGCTCGGCACGGTGCTGGTCGACCTGCTGACCCCGGCGGAGGACGAGGTGGATGCGGTGACCGTTGAGCTGCGCTTCGACATCGGGCTGCTCGCCGGGCGGCTCGCGGGGATCGTGGACTGGCTGGATGCCGCGCGTCCGGCGGGACCGGTGCCCGTCGGCCTGTTCGGGGCGAGCACCGGTGCCGCCGCCGCCCTGGTCGCCGCCGCCAGTCGGCCGGCGCAGGTGGGGGCGGTGGTGTCCCGGGGCGGCCGACCCGATCTCGCCGGCGCCGCGCTCGGGCAGGTGCGCGCCCCCACCCTGCTGCTCGTCGGTGGCCTCGACGATCAGGTGATCACGCTGAACGAGCAGGCCAGGGCGGAGCTTCCCGGAGCGGTCGAGCTGCGGATCGTGCCGGACGCGACGCACCTCTTCGAGGAACCGGGCGCCCTGGACCAGGTGGCCGAGCAGGCCGCCGACTGGTTCACCACCCACCTGCACCCCCACCCCGCCCCGGCGTGA
- a CDS encoding AI-2E family transporter, with product MVAGDTGQTPTDTTDRGAGPRQTWTALPWLVRSAVVWSACLVVIVAGLYLLGKIAVLLAPLAVALAATIFLTALLDPVQLALRRLRLPAALAALLTVLLLLGFLTGAGALVWNLTASQFEELGRELQQGLERTRDFVTSTLPVTDEQLDRLLSRVREATGQGSVDPVASARSVIEGFGAALLSLVLLFFLLKDGRSMWHWVLRRATGPNREVTAEAGRTGWHTLGSYSRGTMMIAAIDAVGIGLALVLLGVPLAFPLALIVFIGAFVPIIGATVTGAVAVLVALAANGPTTALLTLAAVIAVQQMEGNLLEPLIMKRQVRLHPAVILVAVTAGTLIAGIAGAFVAVPITAVVWRVIDSVQRQREQARTAPTPPEPTPPDPVPSPS from the coding sequence GTGGTCGCAGGCGATACCGGGCAGACGCCCACCGACACGACGGACCGGGGCGCGGGTCCCCGGCAGACGTGGACGGCACTGCCCTGGCTGGTGCGCTCCGCAGTGGTCTGGAGCGCCTGCCTGGTGGTGATCGTGGCTGGCCTCTACCTGCTGGGCAAGATCGCGGTGCTGCTGGCTCCGCTGGCCGTGGCGCTGGCGGCGACCATCTTCCTGACCGCCCTGCTCGACCCGGTGCAGCTCGCGCTGCGTCGCCTGCGCCTGCCGGCCGCCCTCGCGGCGCTGCTCACCGTCCTGCTGCTGCTGGGTTTCCTGACCGGGGCGGGCGCGCTGGTGTGGAATCTCACCGCGAGCCAGTTCGAGGAGCTGGGCCGGGAACTGCAACAGGGCCTGGAACGCACCCGTGACTTCGTGACCTCCACCCTGCCGGTGACCGACGAGCAGCTCGACCGGCTGCTCAGCCGGGTCCGGGAGGCGACGGGGCAGGGTTCGGTGGACCCGGTCGCCAGCGCGCGCTCCGTCATCGAGGGGTTCGGGGCGGCGTTGCTCTCCCTGGTGCTGCTGTTCTTCCTCCTCAAGGACGGGCGGTCCATGTGGCACTGGGTGCTGCGCCGGGCGACCGGCCCGAACCGCGAGGTGACCGCCGAGGCGGGCCGGACCGGCTGGCACACCCTCGGCTCGTACAGCCGGGGCACGATGATGATCGCCGCGATCGACGCGGTCGGCATCGGGCTGGCCCTGGTGCTGCTCGGCGTGCCACTGGCGTTCCCGTTAGCCCTGATCGTCTTCATCGGCGCGTTCGTGCCGATCATCGGGGCGACCGTCACGGGCGCGGTGGCGGTGCTGGTGGCGCTGGCCGCGAACGGGCCGACCACCGCCCTGCTCACCCTGGCTGCCGTGATCGCCGTGCAGCAGATGGAGGGCAACCTGCTCGAACCGCTGATCATGAAACGCCAGGTGCGGCTGCATCCCGCGGTGATCCTGGTGGCGGTCACCGCCGGCACGCTGATCGCGGGGATCGCGGGTGCCTTCGTGGCGGTGCCGATCACGGCGGTGGTGTGGCGGGTCATCGACTCCGTGCAACGCCAGCGGGAGCAGGCCCGCACCGCACCCACCCCACCCGAGCCCACCCCGCCCGACCCGGTTCCCTCACCGTCCTGA
- a CDS encoding antitoxin, giving the protein MSNFMDKAKDLADKHDKQVDQGLERAGDMAGKRTGGKYDQHIDKGVNQAQTRTGEGDQVR; this is encoded by the coding sequence ATGAGCAACTTCATGGACAAGGCCAAGGATCTCGCCGACAAGCACGACAAGCAGGTCGACCAGGGGCTGGAGCGGGCCGGTGACATGGCCGGAAAGCGCACCGGCGGCAAGTACGACCAGCACATCGACAAGGGCGTGAACCAGGCCCAGACGCGCACCGGTGAGGGCGACCAGGTGCGCTGA
- a CDS encoding cytochrome P450, which yields MTEAPEATIPQRYPFSDPDRLMLDPRYAQLRREEPLTRVRMPFGEPTWLATRHADVRTVLGDPRFSRAAAVGRDEPRSTPQQLDGGILSMDPPDHTRLRRLVAKAFTARRVEELRPRTRALAEELVDGMLAAGPPADLVAHVATPLPIRVICELLGVPVADQDRFHTWSEAIVSTTSLPPEQIQHYIGSLYAYMGELIARRRVEPTDDLLGAMVRARDADDRLSEEEVVQLAAGLLAAGHETTVTQIPNMVYVLLNHPDQWDRLRTEPALVPGAVEELMRFIPLGAGAAFARYALEDVELGGVLVRAGEPVVVSIPSANRDESVFAEADRLDLTRAANPHLGFGHGVHHCVGAQLARMELQVVLETLTVRAPRLRLAVPEAELTWKSGLLVRGLVALPVAW from the coding sequence GTGACCGAAGCGCCCGAGGCGACGATCCCGCAGCGCTACCCGTTCAGTGATCCCGACCGGCTCATGCTCGACCCGCGCTACGCGCAGTTGCGCCGCGAAGAACCCCTGACCCGGGTCCGGATGCCGTTCGGCGAGCCGACCTGGCTGGCCACCCGCCACGCCGACGTGCGTACGGTGCTCGGCGACCCCCGGTTCAGCCGGGCGGCCGCCGTCGGGCGCGACGAACCCCGGAGCACGCCGCAGCAGCTCGACGGGGGCATCCTGTCCATGGATCCGCCGGACCACACCCGGCTGCGACGGCTGGTGGCCAAGGCGTTCACCGCCCGGCGGGTGGAGGAGCTGCGTCCGCGCACCCGGGCGCTGGCCGAGGAACTGGTCGACGGCATGCTCGCCGCCGGCCCGCCCGCCGACCTGGTCGCGCACGTCGCCACCCCACTGCCGATCCGGGTGATCTGCGAGCTGCTCGGTGTGCCCGTGGCCGACCAGGACCGCTTCCACACCTGGTCGGAGGCGATCGTCTCCACCACCTCGCTGCCACCGGAGCAGATCCAGCACTACATCGGCAGCCTGTACGCGTACATGGGCGAGCTGATCGCCCGGCGACGGGTCGAGCCGACCGACGACCTGCTCGGCGCGATGGTCCGGGCGCGGGACGCCGACGACCGGCTCAGCGAGGAGGAGGTCGTCCAGCTCGCGGCGGGGTTGCTCGCCGCCGGCCACGAGACCACCGTCACGCAGATCCCCAACATGGTGTACGTGCTGCTCAACCACCCCGACCAGTGGGACCGGTTGCGCACTGAACCGGCGCTGGTGCCCGGTGCGGTCGAGGAACTGATGCGCTTCATCCCCCTCGGCGCGGGCGCGGCCTTCGCCCGGTACGCCCTGGAGGACGTGGAGTTGGGTGGGGTGCTGGTCCGTGCCGGTGAGCCCGTGGTCGTCTCCATCCCGTCCGCCAACCGGGACGAGTCGGTGTTCGCCGAGGCCGACCGGCTCGACCTGACCCGGGCCGCCAACCCGCACCTGGGGTTCGGGCACGGTGTGCACCACTGCGTCGGCGCGCAACTGGCCCGGATGGAACTCCAGGTCGTGCTGGAGACGTTGACCGTACGGGCGCCGCGGCTTCGGCTGGCCGTGCCCGAGGCGGAGTTGACCTGGAAGAGCGGACTGCTGGTGCGGGGCCTCGTCGCGCTGCCGGTGGCCTGGTGA
- a CDS encoding ferredoxin, translated as MSGDWRVHVDATRCIGAGICAGIAPEHFALDDGLSHPLVERVAPDDVLLDAADSCPMEAVIVSEADSMRRIAPED; from the coding sequence GTGAGCGGCGACTGGCGGGTGCACGTCGACGCCACCCGCTGCATCGGGGCCGGGATCTGCGCCGGCATCGCACCGGAGCACTTCGCCCTCGACGACGGGCTGTCCCACCCGTTGGTCGAGCGGGTCGCGCCCGACGACGTCCTGCTGGACGCCGCCGACTCCTGCCCGATGGAGGCGGTGATCGTGTCCGAGGCCGACTCGATGCGCCGGATCGCCCCGGAGGACTGA
- a CDS encoding cyanophycinase → MPLNRLLTFGVGAVTAVALSVPVAAVPASATPSHHRSGGSLVLVGGALADDNAQIYGEIIRLAGGPGRARIGIFTAAAPVPSEDPDAGTPDCNNSVCNGDYYADLFEGFGAADAQWIPIDLDNPEKADDPAVVRQINSMTGFFFGGGDQYRYVTTMTRGRAQRDSAALAAVRRKLRAGAVVAGTSAGAQIMAGRDMITGGSVDPGLRDGAKPGYFDDAGVLGYLPKGGFGFFRDGLLDTHFSRRGREARSIRLAADTGNRRVFGLDENTALRVTGVGAGRQSLAVLGQRGVTVLDLRRARVTGSDVWGIEGVRWTRLTDGDRYRSERWQPVFAPNKQRVAGADGPCGVTPSEDVFYNYELVGLAEGLIDHTGCASVAGVSWENEPQWAAELTRGRGFAAYRAGGSTSFTNVVIRIGVA, encoded by the coding sequence ATGCCCTTGAACCGCCTGCTGACCTTCGGGGTCGGTGCCGTCACGGCGGTCGCGCTGAGCGTGCCCGTGGCCGCGGTCCCCGCCTCGGCGACACCGTCGCACCACCGTTCCGGCGGGAGCCTGGTGCTCGTCGGCGGCGCGCTGGCCGACGACAACGCGCAGATCTACGGCGAGATCATCCGGCTCGCCGGCGGGCCCGGCCGGGCCCGGATCGGGATCTTCACGGCGGCGGCTCCGGTGCCGTCGGAGGACCCGGACGCCGGAACCCCGGACTGCAACAACAGTGTCTGCAACGGCGACTACTACGCGGACCTCTTCGAGGGCTTCGGGGCCGCCGACGCGCAGTGGATCCCGATCGACCTGGACAACCCGGAGAAGGCCGACGATCCGGCTGTGGTGCGGCAGATCAACTCCATGACGGGCTTCTTCTTCGGCGGCGGCGACCAGTACCGGTACGTCACCACCATGACGCGGGGCAGGGCGCAACGGGACTCGGCGGCCCTGGCGGCCGTGCGGCGCAAGCTGCGGGCCGGGGCGGTGGTCGCCGGCACCAGTGCGGGCGCGCAGATCATGGCGGGCCGCGACATGATCACGGGCGGTTCGGTGGACCCCGGCCTGCGGGACGGGGCGAAGCCCGGCTACTTCGACGACGCGGGGGTGCTGGGGTACCTGCCGAAGGGCGGGTTCGGCTTCTTCCGCGACGGGCTGCTGGACACCCACTTCTCCCGCCGTGGTCGGGAGGCCCGCTCGATCCGCCTGGCGGCGGACACGGGGAACCGGCGGGTCTTCGGGCTGGACGAGAACACGGCGCTGCGGGTGACCGGTGTGGGCGCCGGACGGCAGTCGCTGGCGGTGCTCGGCCAGCGCGGCGTGACGGTGCTCGACCTGCGCCGGGCTCGGGTCACCGGCTCCGACGTGTGGGGCATCGAGGGGGTGCGGTGGACCCGTCTCACCGACGGGGACCGCTACCGCTCGGAGCGGTGGCAGCCGGTGTTCGCCCCGAACAAGCAGCGCGTGGCCGGTGCCGACGGGCCGTGCGGGGTCACGCCGTCGGAGGACGTCTTCTACAACTACGAGCTGGTCGGCCTGGCCGAGGGCCTGATCGATCACACCGGTTGCGCATCGGTGGCCGGGGTTTCCTGGGAGAACGAGCCGCAGTGGGCGGCGGAGCTGACCCGGGGGCGTGGTTTCGCGGCGTACCGGGCCGGCGGTTCGACCTCGTTCACGAACGTGGTGATCCGCATCGGCGTCGCCTGA
- a CDS encoding pre-peptidase C-terminal domain-containing protein: MSPSRNSLRSRLAVVTVAATVAALAPVGTTAAHAQVIRDRQGSSSDVSRATWSGPAYTFNGSGGVVPATMTQAIDAIRGGSGSIDVAVIAGSDGGTPECDDIMDLSGVNSCTTLTLTSANDGNNSQVNTDVRNAEFVYFAGGDQCRYVAWKGTALEASVESVVAKGGGVGGGSAGHHINSDIVYDACDGSATSSIALNNPYDRSMTFTTGMFRWPNYANTINDSHFVARDRMGRTMAFVARAIKDGRTSGGAAWGVGVEEGGSLFVNRNGLATLSGTSAYVVLGDHQPEVAVSRQPLTYSNFKIWRLGNGQTYDFANRPTCGYYLRSVTNGVPSGNLYSGTPVTDCSTNPPPPPPGGGSSYAEVEPNDSRNSANDVTGNSYPLTVTGDMKSSSDRDYFKVTVASGQTLTVNCAIPSAYDADLYLLSSNGSTVTRSVNDGAGVDESASLTRTASGSATYHVDVEAYSGSGTADYSCTVTKS; encoded by the coding sequence ATGTCCCCTTCTCGAAACTCTCTTCGCAGCCGGCTCGCGGTGGTGACGGTCGCCGCGACCGTGGCCGCTCTGGCCCCCGTCGGCACGACCGCCGCACACGCCCAGGTCATCCGTGACCGGCAGGGCAGCTCGTCCGACGTCAGCCGGGCGACGTGGTCCGGCCCCGCGTACACGTTCAACGGCTCGGGCGGCGTCGTGCCCGCCACCATGACCCAGGCGATCGACGCGATCCGGGGCGGCAGCGGCTCCATCGACGTCGCGGTGATCGCCGGGTCCGACGGCGGCACCCCCGAGTGCGACGACATCATGGACCTGTCCGGGGTGAACTCCTGCACCACGCTCACCCTGACCTCGGCCAACGACGGCAACAACAGCCAGGTCAACACGGACGTCCGCAACGCCGAGTTCGTCTACTTCGCGGGCGGGGACCAGTGCCGGTACGTGGCCTGGAAGGGCACCGCGCTGGAGGCGTCCGTCGAGTCCGTGGTGGCCAAGGGCGGCGGGGTCGGCGGCGGTAGCGCCGGGCACCACATCAACAGCGACATCGTGTACGACGCCTGCGACGGCAGCGCCACCTCCTCGATCGCCCTGAACAACCCGTACGACCGGTCGATGACCTTCACCACCGGCATGTTCCGCTGGCCGAACTACGCCAACACGATCAACGACTCGCACTTCGTGGCGCGGGACCGGATGGGCCGCACGATGGCCTTCGTGGCGCGGGCCATCAAGGACGGCCGGACCAGCGGCGGCGCGGCCTGGGGTGTCGGGGTCGAGGAGGGTGGCTCCCTCTTCGTGAACAGGAACGGCCTGGCCACGCTCAGCGGGACCAGCGCGTACGTGGTCCTCGGCGACCACCAGCCCGAAGTGGCCGTATCCCGGCAGCCGTTGACCTACTCCAACTTCAAGATCTGGCGGCTGGGCAACGGGCAGACCTACGACTTCGCCAACCGCCCCACCTGCGGGTACTACCTGCGCAGTGTGACCAACGGGGTGCCCAGCGGGAACCTCTACAGCGGCACCCCGGTCACCGACTGCTCGACCAACCCGCCGCCCCCGCCGCCCGGTGGCGGATCGAGCTACGCCGAGGTCGAGCCGAACGACTCCCGTAACTCCGCCAACGACGTGACGGGCAACAGCTACCCGCTGACCGTCACCGGTGACATGAAGAGCAGCAGCGACCGGGACTACTTCAAGGTGACCGTCGCCAGCGGACAGACGCTGACCGTGAACTGCGCGATCCCGAGCGCGTACGACGCCGACCTCTACCTGCTGAGCTCCAACGGCAGCACGGTGACCCGGTCGGTCAATGACGGTGCGGGGGTCGACGAGTCCGCGTCCCTGACCCGGACGGCGTCGGGCTCGGCAACCTACCACGTCGACGTCGAGGCGTATTCCGGCTCCGGCACTGCCGACTACTCCTGCACGGTCACCAAGTCCTGA
- a CDS encoding MurR/RpiR family transcriptional regulator has protein sequence MPSTRSADEPDPRSAPDPVDPAGMGVAALVRRRLGECSPAERRVARALLASYPAAGLGTVASLAEKAEVSAPTVLRFLSRLGFGGYPEFQCALRDELAERETSPLTAYRAAERTGAPPAGALARAVASLPEAVAGTLAEVPQGELDAAARLFADQQLRVTVAGGRFSGLLAHYLVLHLMQVRGGSRLLPPTPVERTDMLVDVGRRDLFALFDFRRYEEPTLTLAREVTARGARVVLFTDRWLSPVAGLAEVVLPSRVESPSPYDSFVPALALVETLVAAVIDRLGPVAGGRLKAMEQARQEFGTG, from the coding sequence GTGCCGAGCACCCGTTCCGCCGACGAGCCCGACCCGCGGTCCGCGCCGGACCCTGTCGATCCGGCCGGCATGGGGGTGGCCGCGCTGGTCCGTCGCCGGCTCGGCGAGTGCAGTCCGGCCGAGCGTCGGGTGGCGCGGGCGCTGCTCGCCTCGTACCCGGCCGCCGGTCTGGGCACCGTAGCCTCCCTCGCGGAGAAGGCCGAGGTGAGTGCCCCGACCGTGCTGCGCTTTCTGAGCCGGCTCGGCTTCGGTGGCTACCCCGAGTTCCAGTGCGCCCTGCGCGACGAGTTGGCCGAGCGGGAGACCTCGCCGCTGACCGCCTACCGGGCGGCGGAGCGCACCGGGGCTCCACCGGCCGGGGCGCTGGCCCGCGCCGTGGCGAGCCTTCCCGAGGCGGTCGCCGGCACCCTTGCCGAGGTGCCGCAGGGCGAGCTGGACGCGGCGGCCCGCCTCTTCGCTGACCAGCAGTTGCGGGTCACGGTGGCCGGCGGGCGGTTCTCGGGGCTGCTGGCCCACTACCTGGTGCTGCACCTGATGCAGGTGCGCGGCGGCAGCCGACTGCTCCCGCCGACCCCGGTCGAGCGCACGGACATGCTGGTCGACGTGGGCCGGCGGGACCTGTTCGCCCTGTTCGACTTCCGGCGGTACGAGGAGCCGACGCTGACCCTGGCCAGGGAGGTGACCGCCCGGGGGGCCCGGGTGGTGCTGTTCACCGACCGGTGGTTGTCGCCGGTGGCCGGGCTGGCCGAGGTGGTGCTGCCCAGCCGGGTCGAGTCGCCGTCCCCGTACGACAGCTTCGTGCCGGCGTTGGCGCTGGTGGAGACGCTGGTGGCGGCCGTGATCGATCGGCTGGGCCCGGTCGCCGGCGGTCGACTCAAGGCAATGGAGCAGGCCCGGCAGGAGTTCGGTACAGGCTGA
- a CDS encoding transporter substrate-binding domain-containing protein has product MRIRQLALAASATALLAVAGCGDTATTADSADTPPSVTVTVEGVGEVTTDAELARQVPAVVRERGTITVATNAPYEPFIDFKTEGRTDEFVGLDHDLFTAASARLGLRATFTQQPFDGLVPGLQAAKYDAIAGGITDKKERQQVATFVDYSASGTGFLVAPGNPLGVRTVADLCGRAVAVQKASNQAKNLAEYSRTNCAGRAVEVKEYPENPQAVQALIAGNVQAVAATQVNLVDIAPTLGGRAELVTDPAAPNGWLASPNGFGFLRSNKELAEAYRAAVQSLIDDGTYTKILARWKQEPIGLATATIDQAID; this is encoded by the coding sequence ATGCGCATCCGTCAGCTCGCCCTGGCCGCCTCGGCCACGGCCCTGCTCGCCGTCGCCGGCTGCGGCGACACCGCCACGACCGCCGACTCCGCCGACACCCCGCCGTCGGTGACCGTCACCGTCGAGGGCGTCGGTGAGGTCACCACCGACGCCGAACTCGCCAGGCAGGTCCCCGCCGTCGTGCGGGAGCGCGGCACGATCACCGTTGCCACCAACGCCCCCTACGAGCCGTTCATCGACTTCAAGACCGAGGGCCGCACCGACGAGTTCGTCGGGCTCGACCACGACCTGTTCACCGCCGCCTCCGCGCGGCTGGGCCTCCGGGCCACCTTCACCCAGCAGCCCTTCGACGGACTCGTTCCCGGCCTCCAGGCCGCCAAGTACGACGCCATCGCCGGCGGCATCACTGACAAGAAGGAACGCCAGCAGGTCGCTACCTTCGTCGACTACTCCGCCTCCGGCACCGGCTTCCTCGTCGCCCCCGGCAACCCGCTCGGCGTGCGGACCGTGGCCGACCTGTGCGGGCGCGCCGTGGCCGTGCAGAAGGCCAGCAACCAGGCCAAAAACCTCGCCGAGTACAGCAGGACCAACTGCGCCGGCCGGGCCGTCGAGGTCAAGGAGTATCCGGAGAACCCGCAGGCGGTGCAGGCACTGATCGCCGGCAACGTCCAGGCCGTCGCCGCCACCCAGGTCAACCTCGTGGACATCGCCCCCACGCTCGGCGGCAGGGCCGAGCTGGTCACCGACCCGGCCGCCCCGAACGGCTGGCTGGCCAGCCCGAACGGCTTCGGGTTCCTCAGGAGCAACAAGGAACTGGCCGAGGCGTACCGCGCTGCCGTGCAGTCGCTCATCGACGACGGCACGTACACGAAGATCCTCGCGCGGTGGAAGCAGGAACCGATCGGCCTCGCCACCGCCACCATCGACCAGGCCATCGACTGA